Proteins encoded together in one Catalinimonas alkaloidigena window:
- a CDS encoding IPT/TIG domain-containing protein yields the protein MKPRWPLYILLLAFALGCEPKEPQLFFELDTITPLAGQKGSTFVLEGSPFSAVAAENVVMFGEVRAAVTQATPTRLTVEVPTGLPFGQHEVTLSRQDVAPTTFLFRVTENPLPVVTRIVPDSGSVGTLITLYGAHLGQDADHVKVAFMEPDGSFYQSEPGASPFEPLVRSTPDSLQVRVPAHAQTGEIRLWIDAEGPTQQERFNVSTPVFQVVP from the coding sequence ATGAAACCAAGATGGCCCCTTTACATTCTTCTGCTAGCTTTTGCACTAGGTTGCGAGCCTAAAGAACCTCAGCTCTTTTTTGAGCTCGATACGATCACTCCACTAGCGGGCCAGAAGGGTTCTACGTTTGTGCTCGAAGGCTCACCCTTCAGCGCCGTGGCTGCCGAGAACGTGGTGATGTTCGGCGAGGTGCGGGCCGCCGTTACGCAGGCCACGCCCACCCGACTCACCGTAGAAGTACCCACCGGCCTTCCGTTTGGCCAGCACGAAGTCACGCTGAGCCGCCAAGACGTTGCGCCGACGACGTTCCTGTTTCGGGTCACGGAAAATCCGCTTCCGGTCGTCACCCGTATCGTGCCGGATTCCGGATCAGTAGGCACACTCATCACCCTCTATGGAGCACATTTGGGTCAGGATGCCGATCATGTAAAAGTAGCGTTCATGGAACCCGACGGATCTTTCTATCAATCCGAACCGGGTGCCAGCCCATTCGAGCCGCTCGTACGAAGCACCCCGGATTCCCTTCAGGTCCGGGTACCCGCGCATGCACAGACGGGTGAAATTCGCCTGTGGATCGATGCGGAAGGGCCTACCCAACAGGAGCGATTCAACGTATCGACACCGGTTTTCCAGGTTGTGCCTTAA
- a CDS encoding metallophosphoesterase: MRGGFLMMVVIIISLSLLLDRYVARSIDVLIRNWRSERAKRAVRWGFWIVTLGVTISLLLLFSVGDRRSLGGVAYWVFSIFLTFFITKLVWGMVLLFEDLTRLIGGLVRRRASGKFLPDRRRFVSQVGMGLAALPFFSFLYGIVKGKYDYTVHRKTIYFDDLPEAFDGFTITQLSDIHSGSFDNREAVRRGIELANAQQSDLFVFTGDIVNNVAEEIVPWINHFQQLRAPFGQFSILGNHDYGEYVQWDSEADREANMNRLKNHHQELGYRLMLDENVTLEKDGQKISLLGVENWGQGFIQKGDLNKALEGVDPDSFKILLSHDPSHWDEIVRKHPVHVHLTLSGHTHGMQMGIETPTVRWSPVEYRYPHWADLAQDPDTGRYLYVNRGFGFIGFSGRVGIWPEITVLELRRKA, translated from the coding sequence ATGCGTGGTGGCTTTCTGATGATGGTCGTAATCATCATTTCCCTTTCTCTGCTTCTGGATCGGTACGTGGCGCGTTCGATCGACGTGCTGATTCGCAACTGGCGTTCCGAACGGGCCAAGCGGGCGGTGCGCTGGGGCTTCTGGATCGTAACCCTGGGCGTCACGATCTCCCTGCTCCTGCTCTTCTCCGTGGGCGACCGCCGCTCGCTGGGTGGGGTGGCCTACTGGGTCTTCAGCATTTTCCTGACGTTTTTCATCACCAAGCTGGTCTGGGGAATGGTTCTCCTGTTCGAAGACCTGACCCGGCTGATCGGTGGTCTGGTCCGCCGCCGCGCGTCCGGCAAGTTTCTGCCCGACCGGCGTCGGTTCGTGAGTCAGGTCGGGATGGGGCTGGCTGCGCTGCCGTTCTTTTCGTTTCTCTACGGCATTGTGAAGGGCAAGTACGACTACACGGTCCACCGGAAAACGATCTACTTCGACGACCTGCCCGAAGCGTTTGACGGCTTCACGATCACGCAACTGTCCGACATCCATTCCGGAAGTTTCGACAACAGGGAGGCCGTCCGGCGGGGCATCGAGCTGGCCAACGCACAACAATCCGACCTGTTCGTCTTTACGGGCGACATCGTGAATAACGTCGCGGAAGAGATCGTCCCCTGGATCAACCATTTCCAACAACTCCGCGCGCCCTTCGGGCAGTTCTCCATCCTGGGCAACCACGATTACGGCGAGTATGTACAGTGGGACAGCGAAGCCGACCGGGAGGCGAACATGAACCGCCTGAAAAATCACCACCAGGAGCTGGGCTACCGCCTGATGCTCGACGAAAACGTGACACTGGAAAAAGACGGGCAGAAAATCTCGCTCCTGGGCGTAGAAAACTGGGGACAGGGTTTCATTCAGAAGGGCGACCTCAACAAGGCGCTGGAAGGCGTCGACCCCGACTCGTTTAAAATCCTGTTGTCGCACGACCCCTCGCACTGGGACGAAATCGTCCGCAAACATCCGGTCCACGTGCACCTGACGCTTTCGGGCCACACGCACGGCATGCAGATGGGCATCGAAACGCCGACTGTGCGTTGGAGTCCGGTCGAGTACCGCTATCCGCACTGGGCCGACCTGGCGCAGGACCCGGATACGGGGCGCTACCTCTACGTGAACCGGGGCTTTGGGTTCATAGGGTTTTCGGGCCGCGTGGGCATCTGGCCGGAAATCACCGTGCTGGAACTCCGGCGGAAAGCCTAG
- a CDS encoding CoA-binding protein, which produces MRQPKKTVVLGATPNPSRYAYRAVHDLLRNGHEVIPVGLKRGTVAGLEIQNDQPHIDDVDTVTLYVGSRNLAPLHDYILGLNPKRIIFNPGTENDELEQKAQEKGIETVEGCTLVMLSAGSY; this is translated from the coding sequence ATGAGACAACCCAAAAAAACCGTCGTGCTGGGCGCGACTCCCAATCCTTCGCGCTATGCCTACCGGGCGGTGCATGATTTGCTACGCAACGGCCACGAAGTGATTCCCGTCGGGCTGAAGCGTGGCACCGTGGCCGGCCTTGAAATTCAGAACGACCAGCCCCACATCGACGACGTCGATACCGTGACGCTCTACGTGGGGTCGCGAAACCTTGCCCCGCTACACGACTACATCCTGGGCCTGAATCCGAAACGGATCATCTTCAACCCCGGTACCGAAAACGACGAGTTGGAACAGAAAGCCCAGGAAAAAGGCATCGAAACCGTAGAGGGCTGTACCCTCGTGATGCTCTCGGCAGGAAGCTACTGA